One window from the genome of Juglans microcarpa x Juglans regia isolate MS1-56 unplaced genomic scaffold, Jm3101_v1.0 JmScfU0001, whole genome shotgun sequence encodes:
- the LOC121245192 gene encoding endoribonuclease Dicer homolog 2-like, translated as MNSEIMKETASLEACNQLHEIGALRHNVQERGNEPYVDKQPSYFPPELVGHVPKNSNTLYHCYLMELEQKFVYDIPVHDIVLLLRNKLESELGSLHFDLDVGRGSLTVNFKYVGEINLSKDQVLLCRRFQKTLLRVLIYHDLNMDREILGAETDYLLLPATGKHQRPVIIDWHCVNSVLFSCEKNGEFHMNCSLPKDCACIVQTKDGPVCTCLLQNSLVYTPHTDQLYCTTGILELNANSRMQHRRGKFNTYKEYYEKQHGIKLRYEHESWVSGRPIFRVRNYLQRCRNQKEKELSKQSVELPPELCSIVMSPISVNTFYSFSFVPSIMHRLESLLIAANLKKMHLDHCTQNDVIPISKVLEAITTKKCQEKFDLESLETLGDSFLKYAVSQQLFKTYQDKPEGVLTSKKEKMISNAALCEFGCYRKLPGFIQNEYFDPKKWIIPGDRLGSASSEELLFNMRKIYNRETRKMESKTVADVVEALIGAFLSIGGETSALLFMEWLGIKVDFCITPYERPFLIHAEKRLNVRHLESLLNYSFRDPSLLVEALTHGSMLREIPRDYERLEFLGDSVLDYLMTKHFYYKYPGLSPEQLTDMRSASVNNECYARSAVKFGLHKHILRDSQELDKQIAKTSINFEKLSLKSTFGWDAETTFTEVLGDIIESLAGAILVDSGYNKEMVFGCIRPLLEPLITPETPMSHPVKELMELCQKEHYTIKETNKNRNDDKGLSSITVKVDAKGLSFEDTATAANGKTAKKLAYKKVLKSLKDFSLQKQKG; from the exons ATGAATTCTGAGATCATGAAGGAAACTGCCAGCCTTGAAGCATGCAATCAACTTCATGAGATTGGTGCATTGAGACATAATGTTCAAGAAAGGG GGAACGAACCTTATGTTGATAAGCAACCCAGTTATTTCCCACCTGAACTGGTCGGTCATGTTCCAAAGAATTCGAATACATTGTATCATTGCTACTTAATGGAGCTGGAGCAGAAATTTGTTTACGATATTCCAGTTCATGATATTGTGCTTCTCCTGAGAAACAAGCTAGAATCTGAACTTGGAAGCTTGCATTTTGACTTGGATGTTGGCAGGGGTAGTTTGACAGTGAACTTTAAATATGTAGGAGAGATTAATCTCAGCAAAGATCAg GTCCTTTTGTGTAGAAGGTTTCAGAAAACTCTTTTAAGAGTTCTTATTTATCATGATTTGAATATGGATAGAGAAATTTTGGGAGCTGAGACTGATTATCTTTTGCTCCCAGCCACTGGAAAGCATCAGAGACCTGTGATCATTGATTGGCATTGCGTTAATTCTGTGCTATTTTCGTGTGAGAAGAATGGTGAATTTCACATGAATTGTTCTTTACCCAAGGATTGTGCTTGTATTGTACAAACCAAAGATGGTCCTGTATGCACTTGCCTGCTTCAGAATTCTTTGGTGTACACCCCTCACACTGATCAGTTGTATTGCACAACTGGGATTTTGGAATTGAATGCAAACTCACGTATGCAGCACCGTCGTGGCAAATTCAATACTTACAAGGAGTACTATGAAAAACA GCATGGAATCAAGCTGCGTTATGAGCACGAATCATGGGTTAGTGGGAGACCCATTTTTAGGGTGAGAAATTACCTTCAAAGATGCAGAAATCAGAAAGAGAAAG AATTGAGTAAGCAGTCGGTTGAATTGCCTCCGGAGCTTTGCTCTATAGTTATGTCGCCGATATCAGTCAAtacattttattctttctcattTGTTCCTTCAATCATGCACCGGCTTGAGTCTTTGCTTATAGCTGCCAACTTAAAAAAGATGCATTTGGATCATTGCACGCAAAATGATGTTATCCCAATTTCCAAG GTCTTGGAAGCAATTACTACAAAGAAATGccaagagaaatttgacttggAATCCTTAGAAACGCTTGGAGATTCATTTCTCAAATATGCTGTGAGTCAACAGCTTTTTAAGACCTATCAAGATAAACCCGAGGGTGTCCTTACTtcgaagaaagaaaaaatgatttcaaatgCAGCTCTTTGCGAGTTTGGATGTTACCGCAAACTTCCG GGATTTATTCAAAATGAATACTTCGATCCGAAAAAGTGGATCATTCCGGGTGATAGATTGGGTAGTGCATCAAGTGAGGAGTTACTTTTTAATATGAGAAAAATCTATAATAGGGAAACTAGGAAGATGGAAAGTAAAACTGTTGCTGATGTTGTGGAGGCACTAATTGGTGCATTTCTAAGCATTGGCGGTGAAACATCAGCATTATTATTTATGGAATGGTTGGGTATAAAGGTGGATTTTTGTATAACACCATATGAGAGACCCTTCCTAATTCATGCTGAGAAGCGTCTCAATGTCAGACATTTGGAGTCCCTATTGAACTACTCATTTCGTGATCCTTCATTGTTAGTGGAAGCATTGACCCATGGTAGCATGCTTCGCGAGATTCCAAGAGATTATGAG CGGCTTGAATTTCTTGGGGACTCAGTTTTGGATTATCTCATGACCAAGCATTTCTACTATAAATATCCTGGGTTGTCACCAGAACAGTTGACTGACATGAGATCTGCTTCTGTAAATAATGAATGTTATGCACGATCTGCAGTTAAGTTTGGACTACACAAACACATCCTCCGTGATTCACAAGAACTCGACAAGCAGATAGCTAAAACTAGTATAAATTTTGAGAAGTTatcattaaaatcaacttttggATGGGATGCCGAGACCACATTCACTGAG GTACTTGGTGATATTATAGAGTCTCTAGCAGGAGCCATTCTTGTTGATTCGGGATACAATAAGGAGATGGTCTTTGGTTGTATAAGGCCTCTTTTAGAGCCTCTGATCACACCTGAAACGCCAATGTCGCATCCTGTAAAGGAGTTGATGGAACTATGCCAAAAAGAGCATTACACAATTAAAGAGACAAACAAGAACCGCAATGACGACAAGGGTCTTAGTTCCATTACAGTAAAGGTAGATGCTAAAGGTCTCTCGTTCGAGGATACAGCTACAGCTGCCAACGGAAAAACAGCAAAAAAATTAgcttataaaaaagttttgaagtcCTTGAAGGATTTCTCTTTACAAAAGCAAAAAGGATGA